Genomic segment of Peptostreptococcaceae bacterium:
TCATTATGCTCATTGTCTTCATCGATTGAGGCTGCGTTCCACCCTTTTGCTTGCCAGCCGACATAACCATTGAAAAATATGTCGTTACGGCTGCAAGAATCGGTAAAATCCACGGAATTTTATTGCCCAATAACGGCAACGTAAATGGCACCGTTAAAACATCGGGATCCAAAAGATTCGCCATCCATAAGAAAGGTGCGGATGTCGCTATGGCTGCCGCTACCGCGTCTCCTGCAAAAACATACTCAACAGGCGCTCGGAGTGCTGCAAACAGACCGAAAAGAATCGGTAATTGTATCAATAGAGGCAAGCATCCTGCCATGGGATTGATATTGTGTTCCTTATACAGACCCATTGTCTTTTCATTAAGTGTAGTCTTATCGCTTTTATATTTTTCCTGCAGTTTCTTGAGTTCCGGCTGAATGTCATTCATTGCCTTCGTTGATTGAAGCTGCTTGAATGTCAATGGTAAAAGAATTACTTTTACAACAATAGTAAACAGAAT
This window contains:
- a CDS encoding membrane protein insertase YidC, giving the protein MGVLAKPLGALLHLIYNMVGNYGVAIILFTIVVKVILLPLTFKQLQSTKAMNDIQPELKKLQEKYKSDKTTLNEKTMGLYKEHNINPMAGCLPLLIQLPILFGLFAALRAPVEYVFAGDAVAAAIATSAPFLWMANLLDPDVLTVPFTLPLLGNKIPWILPILAAVTTYFSMVMSAGKQKGGTQPQSMKTMSIMMPFMILFWGVGFPAGLTLYWAVSNLFQMVQQYFLNHRSNVKEA